One Prosthecobacter sp. genomic window, ACGGAAGGTCGCATCAGCTATAATCGCAAAGGTCGCTATGCCGATGGCACGAGCTACCTCATCCGCGAGGAGGATCGCGACCTGCTCGGCGTCGATTTCAATGGCGACATGGACAGGCAGGCACCTATCGTGGTGCTAAAAAACGAGCGCGGCGAGGTCGTCACAGCGATCACACACTTCACCAGCCATCCGTGCTCCTGCTTTCGTCCTGAGAAGCCGATCATCTTCGGCGACTGGCCGCAAGTGGCCTGCGAGCACGTTGCACAGCACCTATCGCCATCGAAGCCGATCACCGTGAGCTTTCTGCAAGGCTGCGCCGGTGATGTGAACTCCAAAGGCATGTTTCGCGGCGACGCCGATCTCTCGCGCAAATATGGCCGCATGCTCGCCGACAGCTACATCACTGCATTGGCTGACTTGAAAGCATCGAAGCGAGACGGTCTCGATTTTGCCACCGAGAAGGTGCGCATCCCGCTCGCGCCGCTGCCGTCAGAAGAAGCGCTGAAGGCTGAAATCGCCGAGATGGAGGATTTCATCAAGCGCGCAACCGCAGGCGATGAAAACACGCTGCGCTGCATCGGGCATAATTTCCCGCGCGAGCTTACGCCTGCCTATCGCGGCAAGTTGATCGAGATGATCCTGCCCTGGAGCAAGTGGGCGCTCGATTTGCGACAGCAGGGCAAGGCGGACACCGTGGACAAATTTCTCGAAGTGGACATCCAGGTGCTGCGCCTCGGCGATGTGGGCATCGTCGGCATGCCCTTCGAGCCATTTCAAGGCATCGGGCGGCAAATCCGCGCCGGATCACCGCTGCCACTCGTCCTTCCCTGCGGCTACACGAATCTCTCGTATGGCTATCTCACCGACGGCGCGAACACCAACCCCGGCGACGGCGAATACATGAGCGCCCACTACCGCTACAGCAAGTTCCGCGCTCCTTATGCCAAGCCTGCGGGCGATGTCATCGCGGTCAAAGCGGTGGAGGTGCTGAACCGCTTCGCGAAGTAACTTCAAGCCCATCAAACCCATGACTGCGCTGACTCACTGCCGACTAGCCACCCACCTGCTCATCTCGTGGGTCGCCACCGTGCTGAGCTTCGTGTGGCAGGCTTCGGCAAGCGCTGAATCCGTCGCGGAGCCGGTCAAAGGTCAGCGCGTGTTCACCGCCGGGCACAGTCTCTTGATGTACATGCCGCCAGTGCTCGCGGAAGTCGCGGCGGCGGCCAAAGCCGAAGGTCATGTGCAGGCGGGCATACAGAGCATCGGTGGTTCGCAGGTGATTCGGCATTGGGATCTGTCGGGCGCGAAGAACACCGTGAAACCGGCACTACGCAGAGCCGCGGTGGATGTGCTGATGCTCTCGCCGATCTATCTGCCGGATGAGGGCATCGAAAAACTCGTGATGCTGGGTGCACAGCACAACCCGGACATCCGCGTGCTCGTGCAGGAGTTTTGGATTCCGTATGATGATCCCACCGTGCTGAAAGCTGGCGCAGGCCCGAAGATCGTGGATCGTGATTCGCGGACCCTGGACGAGCTGCGCACGATGCATGCGGCCTACTTTCAGAGCATGGACGATCACGCCAGCGCGCTGAATGCGAAGCTGGGCAAGCGCACGGTGTTCATCGTGCCCGTGGGCCAGGCGGTGATGGCGCTGCGCGGCAAGATCATCGCGCATGAAGCACCGGGCCTCACCAAGCAGAGCGCGCTCTTCACGGATGGCCTGGGCCATGCGGGGCCGGTGGTGAAGGTGCTCGCCACCTACTGCCATTTCGCCGTCATCTATCGCCGCAGTCCCATCGGTCTGCCCGTGCCAACGATGCTAGCCAGCCAGCTCGAGGCGGAGAAACTCAACCGCTTGCTCCAAGAACTCGCATGGGAAGCAGTGACGGCACATCCTTTGAGCGGGATGAAAAATAATTGAAGCCTCTCCACCCCATGAGTCTCCCCACACAACCTTTCCACGAAGTCGGCGCGAACGCGCAGATCGATCCCGATGTCATCCTCGGCTATCGCTACCCCGGCGACTCACAGCCCACGCGCATCGGCGATCACGCCATCATCCGCAGCGGCAGCATCATCTACGCGAGCACGACCATCGGGCATCGCTTTCAATGCGGCCATCAGGTGCTCATTCGTGGTGAGATCGTGATCGGCAACCGCTGCGTGGTGCATCACAAATGCACACTGGAGGGCCGGCTCAAGATCGGCAACGGAGTCAAAATCATGGCGCACGTCTATGTACCCAGCCGCACCACCATCGGCGACTATGTCTTCATCGGCCCCGGCACCACGTTTTTGAACGCGAAGTATCCCATGCGCGAAGGCACCGTGCAGGGCGCGACCATCGAGGAGCATGTCTGCATCGGCGGTGGAGTCACGATCTGCCCCGGCGTGACCATCGGACGCGGTTCCTTCATTGCCGCCGGAGCTGTCGTGAACAAAGACGTGCCGCCCGGCATGATCGCCATGGGTGTTCCCGCACGATTCAAGCCCCTGCCGCCCAACATCCTGCCTGAGAACCTGATGGAGCAGCTTTTACCGCAGACGGATTTGTTTGGAGCCCACCACGACGACACCTGGAAAGACGAACTATGAAACGAATCGCCCTCCTTCTCGCCATCAGCCTCTCGACTGTTGAAGCTGCCGACTACTTCGATGAAACGAAGGCCACGACACTGTTTGCTTTCGACACCGTCTCCATTCCGCACACGCAGAACCTGCGGATCGAAATGCGCCAGCCTGCGCGGCATCCGGCGAATCCGGTGGTGAAGCGTGGAGCGCCGGGCACGGCGGATGCGCATGGCGTGCAGTTTTATGGTTCCATTATCAAGGACAACGGCAAATACCGGCTCTGGTATGTGGCCTTTGATGATGATCCTAACAACAAGGTGGCCTCATCACGCTGGCGCGCGGCCTACGCGGAGAGCGTGGATGGTTTGAACTGGGTGAAACCGGATCTCGGACTCGTCGAGTTCCATGGCAGCAAGAAAAATAACCTTCTCGACATGTGCGGCGAGTCCTGGGGCTTTGTGAATCTCAAAGTCCTCAAAGACGACGCCGATCCTGATCCTGCGCGGCGCTACAAAATGACCACGCACGTTTATTATCGCCACACGCGACGCCTCGGCACGCTGCTGCCGTTCGTGAGCGCGGACGGGCTGCGTTGGAAGCCGGTGAAGGACGTGAAGCCGCTCAAGGCGGAACTGCGCAAGGAAGACCTCTTCATCCCCGGCTTTCACTTCGAGCCCAGCGGCGGCCTTTACCAATGGGACGGCCAGTTTGTCATCTCCGGGCAAAACGCCATGCCTGGCATTCATCCGTATCAGGGCCGCTCAGTCCGGCACTATCGCAGCGCCGACTTCGTGAACTGGTCAGCCACCAACAATATCGCCTTCGTGCGCGCGTCGCAATATGAATGGCTGGGTCCAAATCGCAGCCGCGAGGGCGAGCAGTGTCACGAAGGCATCAGTGTGTGGAATCGCAGCAACGTGCTGCTTGGCATCTATGGTCTCTGGCATGGCGCGTCAGAGTGGAAGGATGTGCGCATTGATCTCGGCCTCGTGATGAGCAACGATGGTCTCAACTTCCGCGAACCCAAACACGAATGGACCTTCCTCGAACGCGGCAAGGATGGCGAATGGGACCAGGGCGGTCTGATCCAAGGCCAGGGCTTCGAGAACATCGG contains:
- a CDS encoding acyltransferase, which translates into the protein MSLPTQPFHEVGANAQIDPDVILGYRYPGDSQPTRIGDHAIIRSGSIIYASTTIGHRFQCGHQVLIRGEIVIGNRCVVHHKCTLEGRLKIGNGVKIMAHVYVPSRTTIGDYVFIGPGTTFLNAKYPMREGTVQGATIEEHVCIGGGVTICPGVTIGRGSFIAAGAVVNKDVPPGMIAMGVPARFKPLPPNILPENLMEQLLPQTDLFGAHHDDTWKDEL